Genomic segment of Citrus sinensis cultivar Valencia sweet orange chromosome 7, DVS_A1.0, whole genome shotgun sequence:
GCTTGTCCATGGCTTGTTGTACTTATGCAATGTCCACATCCTTATTTGTGCTTCGTAGCTCAATTTCAGTTGTTCTACACAATCTGTGAATaagtttttgaataatttgaaaaatatatagcCTTTCGTCAGCACtagtttttctcttctttgatATTTATTCTGCCTGAGGGTGGTATACTTTTCTGAATCACATAGAAAGAGAGATACCTATCAAACCTTGATACTTGTCTTCCACCTATCCTTCATTCTTCCTCATTGAGCATGTCCCAACCACTGGGCATTATACTGcataattagtaaattattgATTCGTCAGAGATCTCTCCTTTTTTCACCCAATCTGTCATGCATCCTCATATGTTTTCTTGGTATTGCCTAATCTGTTAGAATGACATTACAACATTACTTGCTACAGGAGGAATGGCGGAGAGGCCTAAAAGCATTGAGGGCTGACactgtaaataaattaaagaaggcCCTTCCTGATCTGGAGAAAGAGGTAGAGTATCCTTACAACCTTCCTCTTGAAAACTGGCTAATTTGATAGGCTTATAACGTGTAAGATGCTTAATTGTGTTGTATAATTGTTGTAGCAtgctgattttttattttttatttttgggtggTCTTTGAAGGTGAAGAGGCCAACAAACTTTCAAGATTTCTATGCTTTTGCATTCCGGTATTGCTTAACAGGTATCATGAGATCATTGCTATATGGAATTGGAATTGATAAATTACTTGTTTttgtgttattatttatgctcatttttttcttttctgataTTTTCTCTTAGAGGAGAAACAAAAGAGTGTAGACATAGAGAGTGTCTGCGAATTACTGGGTCTTGTATTAGGATCCCAATACCGTGCCCAGGTTGACTATTTGATTGAGTATCTAAAGGTGAGTGGCTATATTGATCATGTCTTCAGAAATTGCAATTGAATATCTTGCTGGCTTCTTGTGTGAGTTCATATACCTACATTCCCTTATGATTTTTCGAAGGTTGTTCTGATTTCATTCTTAACCGCTAGCATACTTCGTTGTTTATGAGTTCCATTTCTCTCCTGTCCATTAGCTTACTTGTTGCACTGTTTTACTGATGAACTCTGCcttattttctgaaaaaagtggggctaatttgataaatgaaaaatgttttctAACTTGTCCAAAAGATATCAGATTGTCTGATTCTTTACTGCAGTCTGATGCAATCTGGACAGCTTGATAAACATAAGGCGAACTAATTCATTTGTAATACTAATTTCTTAATGTGTGCGTGCATGTATAGTGAATACTTCTCACACGGTGGTTGTGCTCTTTATCCAGATTCAATCTGATTATAAGGTAATTAACATGGATCAGTGGATGGGGTTTTACCGGTTCTGCAATGAGGTATTTTCATTGTCTACCactagtttttaatttattgatagtGTTCACCATGGTAGCTGTATTCTCACGAACTAATAGGTTGGAATGATGCATTACAGAACTGCTATAGTTgataaaatatctttatttcATAAGACATACACAATTACATATGCATGCTGCACTcctaaataagaaaatgtttgTTGTCTGCTCACTTAGGAGTTAGGCCCTAAGAAAATATCCTCATCTTTACGAGTAACCTATAACCAACCTAGTGAAGGGGAAACTGGATATATCTAATGGGAGGCAATCTGTCTCATTTTCTATGGCCGTTTTTAATACCATGGATCTATGATAACAAATGGGGGCCTCACCAATTGGAGGGTGGTTTATGATGGGTTAGGTATAGAAGCCggttttggtttcttttcCTACAGTGAGGACATAGATCTGACTTGAAAGCCATAGCTACTTTCTACGTTTCTTAGCTTTAGGGACAAAAAACAGATGATGTATCGCGAGCATGATTATATTGGATCTTGTGTTGCATGTTTCTTGCTCCTTTGCATTTCGTTTTGCATAAAGACCTTGCCTTCAgctttttttctattaaacaGCATGTTTATTGTACACTGATTcttatgatgaattttttGACTCCTTTGACAGATAAGCTTCCCGGACTTCAATAATTACGATCCAAATCTTGCTTGGCCCTTGGTCCTGGACAATTTTGTAGAATGGATGAAAGCGAAGCAGACATAAACTCTGGTTCTTTTAACCGACCTGATTCCCAGCTGTAAACTGCCATTTTTACATAAGTAGGTGAATATATGTTCAAAATTAACGTACTTGCTTTAGGAGTTGTCTTACACCTTACAGAAGTGCAAGTGCttcattctttaattatttttattgtaattgatcTGTTTTACAGGACTATTGAAAGTACACAAACCAACCCTGCTCgagcatatttttctttttccaattcaaattttgtatttatcaACTCTCCGAGCGCAAAGCACATCCTCAAATGCATCAGCCTCTAAATTATATGATGAGCATATGCCTTGTAACAGTCTCGATGCTTTTTTCCCCTGTTGCCCTTGCTTCTTTAATCATCAATGCTGTGAAATACTTTTGACCATATAATTGCAGTGGTGATTAATGTTTGTTAAATAAACTGCGGATCATCTTTTTAGATGATTGAAATTACTAGACCGTTGGTTGGTTGGTGaacccccccccaaaaaaaaa
This window contains:
- the LOC102606901 gene encoding uncharacterized protein LOC102606901 — translated: MRRSVSRKTGQTNSTDATDLFRSASSKASSKEMERIDNLFYSYANKSSGMIDPEGIESLCSDIEVSHTDVRILMLAWKMKAEKQGYFTLEEWRRGLKALRADTVNKLKKALPDLEKEVKRPTNFQDFYAFAFRYCLTEEKQKSVDIESVCELLGLVLGSQYRAQVDYLIEYLKIQSDYKVINMDQWMGFYRFCNEISFPDFNNYDPNLAWPLVLDNFVEWMKAKQT